CTTTTTAGATATTATTGTATTAGAAATATGGAAAAATTAAAAGTAAATGCTATGGAAGGGAATAGTAGTATGGACGAATTTATTGGTCGAATAGAAAAGATAGAGTATTATCAAACACTGTTACTAAAAATGGTTGAAGAAGATCATATGCCATTTTATCAAATGGTCATCAAGGAACAATTATCAAAAGAAGATGTAGATGAAATTCTATCAATTTGTGAAAAATTGAGCATAAAACTTGAAGAACAAAAAGCGGAAGGCCTATTAGTATTTACCCCGCTTCTTATCGAATTTTCCAAAACAATCCAATTTAAAATGAATGTAAAAGATACAGTAACTGCTATGTTAAAACAACAAATGTACACTCCGTTGATGGAAGAATTTATGAAATTATTAAAATAGACTTTAGTTATCTTCAATAACTTCTTGTAGCTGATTGTGCTTTCTAATTTTTCCATCTACTTCAACAAATTCTTTTTCAATATTCTCAAAAGATTTTTCAAATATCCTCATGAAATCGTCTCCGTATATACTACGAATGATACACATTACATCAGTAAGTTCAGGGAATTTCCCGTATAAATCTTTTATTGGAAGTGCACCTTGAAAGGTAGAATGTCTTGTTGGATCATAACTCTCCATTAACTCTAATAATATTTCTTCTCCTTGACTAGTAATTTTTACATAGGTATTTCTTTTATCATTCTCTTTTTTGGAAAATTGCAATAAATTTCGTTCTTCCAATTTCTTAGAAAAGTTGAAGGCAGTTGAAACGTGCATGACTCCGAATTTTGCAATCTCTGAGATGGAGGCACCATTTAAATGGTAAGCAATCCATAGTATATGATGTTCATTAATATTTAAATCATATGGTTTGATCCAGTGTTGCCAATCCTTTTCGATAGTCTTCCATAGTGCTTTACCGAGTTGAGCCATTCTTTGGCTAAATAACATTGCTTCTTTCATAGAAAAATTATTTTCTTTCGTCACAACTAGTCACCTACTTTTCTTTGGATTTTTTATTACAATCTATTATGCCAATAAAATAAAAATTAATAAAGGATTAAATTTCGGAAATTTTAAAATAAACGAAATTTATTTAAA
The sequence above is a segment of the Bacillus sp. SM2101 genome. Coding sequences within it:
- a CDS encoding DUF1878 family protein: MEKLKVNAMEGNSSMDEFIGRIEKIEYYQTLLLKMVEEDHMPFYQMVIKEQLSKEDVDEILSICEKLSIKLEEQKAEGLLVFTPLLIEFSKTIQFKMNVKDTVTAMLKQQMYTPLMEEFMKLLK
- a CDS encoding HTH-type transcriptional regulator Hpr, whose product is MTKENNFSMKEAMLFSQRMAQLGKALWKTIEKDWQHWIKPYDLNINEHHILWIAYHLNGASISEIAKFGVMHVSTAFNFSKKLEERNLLQFSKKENDKRNTYVKITSQGEEILLELMESYDPTRHSTFQGALPIKDLYGKFPELTDVMCIIRSIYGDDFMRIFEKSFENIEKEFVEVDGKIRKHNQLQEVIEDN